The Vicia villosa cultivar HV-30 ecotype Madison, WI unplaced genomic scaffold, Vvil1.0 ctg.002326F_1_1, whole genome shotgun sequence genome contains a region encoding:
- the LOC131638526 gene encoding putative UDP-rhamnose:rhamnosyltransferase 1 — MENQPNKFLHIAVFPWLAFGHISPFFELSKLIAQKGHKVSFISTPRNIQRLPQLPPSLQPFIKFVELPLPHIDQLPENAEATMDIPTHIVPYLKKAFDGLQQPLTLFLETSTPDCIIYDFVPYWLPPITSKLGILSIYFSIFIASFLEELLVHKSNDEEDNVISTVHFEPNESGASDMFRMKETFFGADFIAVRSCMKIEGKAVGSVENHCKKKVIPVGVLAPSLEFSEDKKDENWDTIRKWLDKQEKKSVVYVAFGSEVILSDEEFTEIAKGLELSNFPFLWIVKNQDKHEWFVENDSNKNGLIWSNWAPQLRILSHESIGGFLTHCGWSSVIESLQVGCPLIVSPFQNDQGLNARVMEEKMVVVKVERNDGKFNRDSVAKALRLMMVEEEGKRYRSKAEEMGKIVGDKELQQKYIDEFVDYVELNVLASKQ; from the coding sequence ATGGAAAATCAACCTAACAAGTTTCTTCACATTGCTGTTTTTCCATGGCTTGCTTTTGGTCATATTAGTCCTTTCTTTGAACTCTCCAAACTCATTGCTCAAAAGGGTCACAAAGTTTCATTCATTTCCACACCTAGAAACATCCAACGCCTCCCTCAACTTCCTCCTAGTTTACAGCCTTTCATAAAATTTGTAGAACTCCCACTTCCACATATAGATCAACTACCTGAGAATGCAGAAGCCACTATGGACATTCCAACACATATTGTTCCATATCTCAAGAAAGCATTTGATGGTCTTCAACAACCTTTGACTCTATTTTTGGAAACATCCACTCCTGATTGTATCATATATGATTTTGTACCTTATTGGTTACCACCAATAACATCAAAGCTTGGCATCTTAAGCATCTATTTCTCAATTTTTATTGCATCTTTTCTAGAGGAACTCTTAGTTCATAAGTCAAATGATGAGGAGGACAATGTTATTTCTACTGTCCACTTTGAACCAAATGAATCTGGAGCTTCAGATATGTTTAGGATGAAAGAGACCTTTTTTGGTGCTGATTTTATTGCTGTAAGAAGTTGCATGAAGATTGAAGGTAAGGCTGTAGGATCGGTCGAAAATCATTGCAAGAAAAAAGTGATTCCAGTTGGAGTATTGGCACCCTCACTAGAATTCAGTGAAGATAAAAAGGATGAAAATTGGGATACAATTCGAAAGTGGTTGGATAAACAGGAGAAAAAGTCAGTGGTTTATGTTGCATTTGGAAGTGAAGTTATATTAAGTGATGAAGAGTTTACTGAGATAGCTAAAGGATTGGAATTATCTAATTTTCCGTTTCTTTGGATTGTGAAGAACCAAGATAAACATGAGTGGTTTGTTGAGAATGATTCAAATAagaatggattgatttggagtAATTGGGCACCACAGTTGAGAATCTTATCACATGAGTCAATTGGAGGATTCTTGACACATTGTGGTTGGAGTTCAGTGATTGAGAGCCTTCAAGTTGGATGTCCACTCATTGTGTCACCTTTCCAAAATGATCAAGGTTTAAATGCTAGAGTTATGGAAGAAAAAATGGTTGTGGTCAAGGTAGAAAGAAATGATGGAAAATTCAATAGAGATTCAGTGGCTAAGGCATTGAGATTGATGAtggtggaggaagaaggaaagaGATATCGAAGTAAAGCCGAAGAGATGGGCAAGATTGTTGGAGATAAGGAGCTTCAGCAAAAATATATAGATGAATTTGTTGATTATGTTGAGCTCAATGTCCTTGCCTCTAAGCAGTAG